A genomic window from Pyricularia oryzae 70-15 chromosome 7, whole genome shotgun sequence includes:
- a CDS encoding vitamin H transporter, with product MSSVGTKQSDRSDKTGAAAHKPKSKLRWYSEDDTPRERKFIAKLDVILIPYVFLAYAVKAIDGVNLSNAYVAGMKEDQRFFGNELVQLQTIYTLGAVLGMIPFIYLFTSLPMQWSIPMMDVFRALFTMCQCRADSFGELAAYRFCIGFFEGAFYPAMSYVLGSWYRGSELARRGGLSSIGVNVGNMSAGLIAAGVTQHLQGFAGIAAWRWIYIICGIVTFPVAIMGFFLLPGTVAQPNRWILAEDDIDTGKKRLERDGHVVAGKFKLAILPKILSPKNVRFWTVVLVNLLFWNAGIHKSIGGYLLWIKSLNRFNATEINQLGSIAPALGIAYTLIASFASDLFLGPMWTIIAASLFNASGLVILTIWDVPEGALWYAFSTMFWSSSISGVLGGWVNSLLRDSPSERSFTLIMVTIISQLTVAGTPLLTFPTVEGPRFPKGYAFCLGCALALIVAAYVLNLYLKREEQHKAAATPSVEEGIQEKLDDLDRPETPDSVMTTASTAQETQQAAGNGQAPRQIPTTQMPRRIINYSTNFKTPSRAHVGPIKPYTPL from the exons ATGTCTTCTGTAGGCACCAAGCAGTCGGACAGGTCCGACAAGACGGGCGCGGCGGCGCACAAGCCCAAGTCGAAGCTGCGGTGGTACTCGGAGGACGACACGCCCAGGGAGCGCAAGTTCATCGCCAAGCTCGACGTCATCCTGATCCCGTACGTGTTCCTGGCCTACGCCGTCAAGGCCATCGACGGCGTCAACCTCAGCAACGCCTACGTCGCCGGCATGAAGGAGGACCAGCGCTTCTTTGGCAACGAGCTCGTCCAGCTGCAGACCATCTACACCCTCGGCGCCGTGCTGGGCATGATTCCTTTCATCTATCTCTTCACCTCCCTCCCGATGCAGTGGTCCATCCCCATGATGGACGTCTTCCGCGCCCTGTTCACCATGTGCCAGTGCCGGGCCGATAGCTTTGGCGAGCTGGCTGCCTATCGCTTCTGCATTGGCTTTTTCGAGGGCGCTTTCTATCCTGCAATGAGTTATGTTCTTG GCTCGTGGTACCGCGGCAGCGAGCTCGCCCGTCGAGGCGGCCTGTCATCGATCGGAGTTAACGTCGGCAACATGTCGGCCGGCCTGATCGCGGCCGGCGTCACGCAGCACCTGCAGGGCTTCGCCGGCATCGCGGCCTGGCGCTGGATCTACATCATCTGCGGCATCGTCACCTTCCCCGTCGCCATCATGGGCTTTTTCCTGCTCCCCGGCACCGTCGCCCAGCCGAACCGGTGGATCCTGGCCGAGGACGACATCGACACGGGGAAAAAGCGGCTCGAGCGGGACGGCCACGTCGTCGCCGGCAAGTTCAAGCTCGCGATCCTGCCCAAGATCCTCAGCCCCAAGAACGTGCGGTTCTGGACCGTCGTCCTGGTGAATCTGCTCTTTTGGAACGCGGGCATCCACAAGAGCATCGGTGGCTATCTGCTGTGGATCAAGAGCTTGAACCGGTTCAACGCCACCGAGATCAACCAACTGGGCTCGATCGCACCGGCGCTGGGTATCGCATATACGCTGATCGCCAGTTTTGCTTCAGATCTTTTCTTGGGCCCCATGTGGACCATCATTGCCGCGTCGCTTTTCAACGCGTCCGGGCTTGTGATCCTTACCATCTGGGACGTGCCCGAGGGGGCATTGTGGTATGCATTTTCGACCATGTTTTGGTCCAGTTCAATTTCGGGGGTGTTGGGTGGATGGGTCAACTCGCTGCTGCGCGATTCGCCTTCGGAGCGGTCGTTTACGCTCATCATGGTCACCATCATTTCGCAGCTGACCGTCGCCGGCACGCCGCTGTTGACCTTTCCGACGGTCGAGGGCCCGAGGTTCCCCAAGGGTTATGCGTTTTGCCTCGGCTGTGCGTTGGCGCTGATCGTTGCTGCTTACGTTCTGAATTTGTACCTGAAGCGGGAGGA GCAACACAAAGCAGCAGCTACGCCAAGCGTGGAGGAAGGGATTCAAGAAAAGCTTGACGACTTGGACAGACCGGAAACACCGGACTCGGTCATGACGACGGCCTCGACGGCCCAAGAGACGCAGCAGGCTGCAGGGAACGGTCAGGCACCTAGACAGATTCCCACGACACAGATGCCCAGGAGGATCATCAACTACTCGACGAATTTCAAAACACCCTCGCGGGCCCATGTGGGGCCCATCAAGCCTTACACACCTCTATAG